A region of Frederiksenia canicola DNA encodes the following proteins:
- a CDS encoding DUF4422 domain-containing protein, with protein sequence MKNIKVIIATHKKYFMPEDSIYLPVHVGKLGKESIGYQGDDTGDNISKKNPFFCELTGLYWAWKNLDADYIGLIHYRRFFSLKGFCARRNLPIEKLYLDRMEIEQLLDEYDVIVPKRRNYYIETLYSHYANTLHAEHLDVTRDIISELYSDYLDSFDSVMRQRGGHMFNMFIMSKTLTEKYCEWLFDILFELEKRIPAEKYSAFHARFYGRVSELLFNVWLKQYTQSSNNGIKIKEIPFFYGEKINWFKKGSAFLLAKFWRKKYEKSF encoded by the coding sequence ATGAAAAATATTAAGGTTATTATTGCAACACATAAAAAATATTTTATGCCTGAAGATTCTATTTATTTACCTGTGCATGTGGGCAAATTAGGGAAGGAATCTATAGGTTATCAAGGAGATGATACAGGGGATAATATTTCGAAAAAAAATCCTTTTTTTTGTGAGTTAACAGGACTTTATTGGGCTTGGAAAAATTTAGATGCTGATTATATAGGATTAATTCACTACAGACGATTTTTTAGTTTAAAGGGGTTTTGTGCAAGAAGAAATTTACCGATTGAAAAGTTATATTTAGATAGAATGGAAATAGAGCAACTATTAGATGAGTACGATGTAATTGTTCCTAAAAGGCGTAATTATTACATAGAAACGCTCTATTCACATTATGCTAATACACTGCATGCGGAACATTTAGATGTTACGCGCGATATTATTTCTGAGCTTTATTCAGACTATCTCGATAGTTTTGATAGTGTGATGAGACAGAGGGGGGGGCATATGTTTAATATGTTCATTATGTCAAAAACGTTAACTGAAAAATATTGTGAGTGGCTGTTTGATATTCTTTTTGAATTAGAAAAAAGAATTCCAGCAGAGAAGTATTCAGCATTTCATGCTAGATTTTATGGACGAGTGAGTGAGCTCCTATTTAATGTATGGCTAAAACAATATACTCAATCTAGTAATAACGGCATAAAGATTAAAGAAATTCCTTTTTTTTATGGTGAAAAAATTAATTGGTTTAAAAAGGGAAGTGCGTTTCTGCTTGCTAAATTTTGGAGGAAGAAATATGAAAAAAGTTTTTAG
- the tagD gene encoding glycerol-3-phosphate cytidylyltransferase encodes MGKTVITYGTFDLFHIGHLKLLQRLKQLGDRLIVAVSTDEFNEGKGKKTMIPYSQRAEIVQNIKCVDLVIPETSWEQKLVDVKKYDVDVFAIGNDWEGKFDFLKEHCEVVYLERTQGISSTQIKQTLKTFTISKDEILKAFEILEQLKRDLE; translated from the coding sequence ATGGGTAAAACAGTCATAACATATGGTACATTTGATCTTTTTCATATTGGACACTTAAAATTGTTGCAAAGGTTAAAACAATTAGGAGACAGATTGATTGTTGCCGTATCTACAGATGAATTCAATGAGGGAAAAGGAAAAAAAACAATGATCCCTTATTCACAAAGAGCTGAAATTGTACAAAATATAAAATGTGTTGATTTAGTTATTCCAGAAACAAGCTGGGAACAAAAATTGGTAGATGTAAAAAAATATGATGTAGATGTTTTTGCAATAGGAAATGACTGGGAAGGAAAGTTTGATTTTTTAAAAGAACATTGTGAAGTAGTATATCTAGAAAGAACACAAGGAATATCTTCTACTCAAATTAAACAAACATTAAAGACATTTACTATATCTAAAGATGAGATATTAAAGGCTTTTGAAATTTTAGAGCAATTAAAGAGAGATTTAGAATGA
- a CDS encoding oligosaccharide flippase family protein, whose amino-acid sequence MKKDNKRLLNNFFSLVVLQFFNYVLPFLTLPYLVKTLSVDIYGLVVFAQSLILFVNIFIDWGFNLSATRDISIHRNDKVKLTEIYSSVLAIKVFITLICFLILCVVVSSIPKLGSNRDVYILSFLWAVGQAIYPIWYFQGIEKMKYITLINVSSKIIFTILIFVFVKSDDDYLLVPIFNGLGSIIAAIISLWIIGKLIKQSIKIPSFNVIWMYFQESSSFFLSRLSLSLYTSANTFILGIATSTTIVAYYSIAEQLYKALQAFYSPLSQVLYPYIAKERNIVLFKKIFIFSAILNLLGIIVLYLTSDFIFELFFSQRIGVESVNVFTIFLIASFFVVPSILLGYPFLGAIGYAKYANLSVIYGSVLHIIGLLMLYFADYITLYSVAYMVLLTEIFVLVYRVFIVWRKNLWVKQS is encoded by the coding sequence ATGAAGAAAGATAATAAAAGACTATTAAACAATTTTTTTTCTTTAGTAGTATTACAGTTTTTTAATTATGTTCTGCCCTTTCTTACTCTACCTTACTTGGTTAAAACTTTAAGTGTTGATATTTATGGGCTAGTAGTATTTGCTCAATCTTTAATACTGTTTGTAAATATCTTCATAGATTGGGGATTTAATCTTTCTGCGACAAGGGATATCTCTATTCATAGAAATGATAAAGTTAAGTTAACCGAAATTTACAGTAGTGTTCTTGCTATTAAAGTTTTCATCACGCTAATTTGTTTTCTTATATTATGCGTAGTTGTATCTTCTATTCCCAAACTTGGATCGAACAGAGATGTTTATATTTTATCTTTTTTATGGGCTGTTGGGCAGGCAATATACCCTATTTGGTATTTTCAAGGCATAGAAAAGATGAAATATATTACATTGATAAATGTTAGCTCTAAAATTATTTTTACTATTTTGATATTTGTCTTTGTGAAAAGTGATGATGACTATTTATTAGTTCCTATATTTAACGGTCTTGGAAGTATTATAGCGGCTATAATATCTTTGTGGATAATTGGTAAGCTTATTAAGCAAAGCATAAAAATTCCTTCATTTAATGTTATTTGGATGTATTTTCAAGAAAGTTCATCATTTTTTCTTTCTAGGTTGTCTTTAAGTCTTTATACTTCGGCTAATACTTTTATTTTAGGTATAGCAACATCAACAACAATAGTTGCCTACTATTCTATTGCAGAACAACTTTATAAGGCATTACAGGCATTTTATTCACCGTTATCTCAAGTGTTATATCCTTATATTGCGAAAGAGAGAAATATAGTATTATTCAAAAAAATATTTATTTTTTCAGCTATTTTAAATTTACTTGGAATTATTGTGCTGTATTTGACTTCCGATTTTATTTTTGAGTTGTTTTTTTCGCAGAGAATAGGTGTTGAGAGTGTAAATGTATTTACAATATTTTTAATTGCTTCATTTTTTGTTGTTCCAAGCATATTGTTAGGTTATCCTTTTCTTGGGGCAATAGGTTATGCTAAATATGCAAATTTAAGTGTAATATATGGATCAGTACTTCATATTATTGGCTTGCTGATGTTATATTTTGCTGATTATATTACATTATATTCAGTGGCTTATATGGTGTTGCTAACAGAAATATTTGTATTAGTATATAGGGTTTTCATAGTATGGAGAAAAAACTTATGGGTAAAACAGTCATAA